In Perca fluviatilis chromosome 14, GENO_Pfluv_1.0, whole genome shotgun sequence, a genomic segment contains:
- the LOC120573099 gene encoding uncharacterized protein LOC120573099, which produces MDGDIENEQNGDPRDSADKQQDIPNHPWPYLREMFDIVGMKNDSWRMCCKLCQPKHHELLAFKNSPSNLKKHIERKHVNHMERYRNLTSVVQKRKSTPNADPSPKQPKLWEAKRVSQVSVDKGIIDFVIQGLHTLSVVEQQGFRDLLLLLQPNLAVMSRGTLKNKVEKATQEMKNNLKLALKKVEVIATTTDCWTAHRRGFIGVTVHWIDSATLQRCCAALACKQLKGSHTFSALASALNDIHVEYNILDKIVCTTTDNGSNFIKAFRVFGELDENNNPDTALQGARASTGEGESDEEEEGGDITGVEFVEAEKILDEDNGLEYQLPKHQRCACHLLNLISTADALKANGNPVYKRLSRSAFSKCSSLWSKSSRSTTAAEIIEDNCKLQLLRPNETRWNSLFFAVERIVRILKEQGEGAITAVCSALKIPMFTPV; this is translated from the exons ATGGACGGCGACATTGAAAATGAACAAAacggagatcccagagattcggcagacaagcagcaagacattcccaatcatccttgGCCTTATCTCAGAGAGATGTTTGACATAGTAGGCATGAAAAATGACTCCTGGCGAATGTGCTGCAAATTGTGCCAACCAAAACACCATGAACTGCTGGCTTTCAAGAATTCACCATCGAATTTGAAAAAGCACATAGAG AGAAAGCATGTCAATCATATGGAGAGATACAGAAACCTCACTTCAGTTGTTCAGAAAAGAAAGTCAACCCCGAATGCAGACCCATCACCCAAACAACCAAAGTTATGGGAAGCCAAGAGAGTGTCACAGGTCAGTGTGGATAAAGGAATCATTGACTTCGTCATTCAAGGTCTACACACACTCAGTGTAGTTGAGCAGCAGGGATTTAGAGATCTTCTGCTTCTCCTCCAGCCCAATCTAGCAGTGATGTCTCGTGGCACACTTAAAAACAAAGTGGAGAAAGCAACAcaagaaatgaaaaataatctgaAATTGGCCTTGAAGAAAGTTGAGGTTATTGCAACCACCACAGATTGCTGGACCGCACACAGACGGGGGTTTATAGGTGTCACTGTGCATTGGATAGATAGTGCAACTCTGCAGAGGTGCTGTGCTGCCCTAGCATGCAAACAGCTAAAAGGGTCACATACCTTTTCTGCCCTTGCTAGTGCTCTCAACGATATACATGTGGAGTACAACATCCTCGATAAAATTGTTTGCACAACAACTGACAATGGTTCAAATTTTATAAAGGCCTTTAGAGTCTTTGGTGAGCTGGATGAAAATAACAATCCAGATACTGCACTTCAGGGTGCAAGGGCAAGTAcgggagaaggagagagtgatgaagaagaagaggggggAGATATCACAGGTGTTGAGTTTGTTGAAGCCGAGAAAATATTGGATGAAGATAATGGCTTGGAATACCAGCTGCCAAAGCACCAACGTTGTGCATGCCACCTTCTCAACTTGATCTCCACTGCTGATGCCTTGAAAGCAAATGGAAATCCAGTGTACAAGCGGCTGTCTCGTTCAGCATTCTCCAAGTGTTCAAGTCTGTGGAGCAAAAGCTCAAGATCTACCACAGCTGCTGAAATCATAGAGGATAACTGCAAACTTCAGCTCCTGAGGCCCAATGAGACACGGTGGAACTCCCTCTTCTTTGCCGTGGAGAGGATTGTGAGAATCCTAAAGGAACAAGGAGAAGGAGCAATTACAGCTGTCTGCAGCGCGCTAAAGATTCCTAT GTTCACTCCTGTTTAG